A stretch of Arthrobacter sunyaminii DNA encodes these proteins:
- the murC gene encoding UDP-N-acetylmuramate--L-alanine ligase encodes MSTLNLPDLGRVHFIGLGGAGMSAVARVMIGQGVSVSGSDSRDSAGLRALEALGAAVFVGQDAANVQGADTVVVSTAIRSDNPELAAARNLGLRVIHRSEALAAAMGTQDTVAVAGTHGKTTTTAMVTVLLREAGLDPSFAIGGDVAALGVNAAFGSGSVFVAEADESDGSFLNYRPRISVITNVEADHLDHYGTEEAVFASFDRFVRLLPADGLLVACADDPGAADVVRRSGAARVCTYGYSENADIRITDTRPVASGSVSMLRFSLDGLDCEQELRLLVPGVHNIRNAAAAFAVGLGLGVDPAQAAAGLAVFSGAARRFEAKGAVRGVRVFDDYAHHPTELVAALEAARTVAGDHRVHVLFQPHLFSRTLAFAEEFAAALERADTATVLDIYASREDPVPGVTSEVIASRVNRPGGYAPDAGQAVRDICRRAAPGDIILTVGAGDVTQYGAHLVQELARTAPALAGDAGVQTGAETDAEPESDAAQPVLRKELRG; translated from the coding sequence ATGAGCACCCTGAATCTTCCCGACCTCGGCCGGGTGCACTTTATTGGTCTGGGAGGCGCGGGCATGTCCGCCGTCGCCCGGGTCATGATCGGCCAGGGCGTTTCCGTGTCCGGCTCGGACTCGCGCGACTCCGCCGGCCTGCGTGCTTTGGAGGCCCTGGGCGCCGCAGTGTTCGTGGGCCAGGACGCGGCCAACGTGCAGGGCGCCGACACCGTGGTGGTTTCCACCGCCATCCGGTCCGACAATCCGGAACTGGCCGCGGCCCGGAACTTGGGCCTGCGGGTCATCCATCGTTCCGAAGCTCTCGCCGCGGCGATGGGGACGCAGGACACGGTTGCCGTCGCCGGAACCCACGGGAAAACCACCACCACGGCCATGGTGACCGTCCTGCTGCGCGAAGCAGGACTGGATCCCTCCTTCGCCATCGGCGGAGACGTGGCGGCACTGGGAGTGAATGCCGCTTTCGGAAGCGGCAGTGTGTTCGTCGCCGAAGCCGACGAGTCCGACGGATCGTTTCTGAATTACCGCCCGCGAATTTCCGTTATCACCAATGTCGAGGCCGATCACCTGGACCACTACGGCACCGAGGAAGCAGTCTTTGCCTCCTTCGACCGGTTTGTCCGGCTGCTGCCGGCGGACGGCCTGCTGGTGGCCTGCGCGGATGATCCCGGTGCCGCGGACGTGGTGCGCCGCTCCGGTGCCGCCCGCGTGTGCACCTACGGCTACAGCGAAAACGCCGACATCCGGATCACTGACACGCGGCCGGTCGCCAGCGGATCGGTGTCAATGCTGCGCTTCAGCCTGGACGGACTGGACTGCGAGCAGGAACTGAGGCTCCTGGTCCCCGGGGTGCACAACATCCGCAATGCCGCGGCTGCGTTCGCCGTCGGGCTTGGGCTCGGAGTTGACCCCGCCCAGGCTGCGGCAGGCCTGGCGGTCTTCTCCGGCGCAGCACGCCGCTTCGAAGCCAAAGGCGCCGTGCGCGGGGTGCGGGTCTTCGATGACTACGCGCACCATCCCACCGAGCTGGTGGCCGCGCTGGAGGCGGCGCGCACCGTTGCCGGGGACCACCGCGTCCATGTGTTGTTCCAGCCGCATCTGTTCAGCCGGACGCTGGCCTTCGCGGAAGAATTCGCTGCCGCCCTGGAACGTGCCGACACCGCCACGGTGCTGGACATTTATGCTTCCCGCGAGGATCCGGTGCCCGGCGTTACCAGCGAAGTCATCGCCTCCAGGGTGAACCGGCCGGGAGGCTACGCTCCGGATGCCGGCCAGGCCGTGCGGGATATCTGCCGCCGCGCCGCGCCGGGAGACATCATCCTCACGGTTGGTGCCGGAGACGTCACGCAATACGGTGCGCATCTGGTGCAGGAACTGGCCAGGACGGCGCCCGCCTTGGCTGGGGATGCCGGCGTTCAGACCGGTGCTGAGACAGACGCCGAACCGGAGTCGGACGCGGCACAGCCGGTGCTGCGGAAGGAACTCCGTGGCTAG
- a CDS encoding cell division protein FtsQ/DivIB: MASKKPRRPEVDPTRHAGGGRSSVRRSAGYGDSVSRERRLHGGAGRPNLADAKTEGHIRTEPGSGNGESVTATVLAFPEPPVRKRRRWLLISVSTAVVLLGAFLAFLFLSPALALKTVTVQGNSLLPEEEVHRALQPLMGEPLTTIDDGDVAGLLADRPEVAGVDVVALPPSEIVVTITERVPVAVLQSGNAFSLIDEDGLVIGTAANRAEARLPLIDGGSEAVNSAVFSTVTSVLSVLPENVLAQLDHAAATSVDSVELKLVNGQTVFWGSAESNVAKARVLEALLLMPPKDPPISVFDVSTPTAPVTR; encoded by the coding sequence GTGGCTAGCAAAAAACCCCGGCGCCCCGAGGTGGATCCCACCCGCCATGCCGGCGGCGGGCGCAGCAGCGTCCGCCGCTCCGCAGGCTACGGCGATTCCGTCTCCCGGGAGCGGAGGCTGCACGGAGGTGCCGGAAGGCCGAACCTCGCTGACGCCAAGACCGAGGGGCACATCCGGACGGAACCGGGCTCCGGGAACGGTGAATCGGTCACTGCCACGGTGCTGGCCTTTCCCGAACCGCCCGTCCGCAAACGCCGTCGGTGGCTGCTCATTTCAGTGTCGACAGCCGTTGTTCTTCTGGGTGCTTTCCTGGCATTCCTCTTCCTGTCTCCGGCGCTGGCCCTGAAGACGGTAACGGTCCAGGGTAACTCGCTGCTGCCTGAAGAAGAGGTCCACCGTGCCCTGCAGCCGCTCATGGGTGAACCGTTAACCACGATCGACGACGGCGACGTTGCCGGGCTGCTCGCGGACCGGCCCGAGGTGGCCGGGGTCGACGTCGTGGCCCTGCCCCCGTCCGAGATCGTGGTAACCATCACGGAACGCGTTCCGGTGGCGGTCCTGCAAAGCGGAAATGCTTTTTCGCTGATTGATGAAGACGGGTTGGTGATCGGAACCGCGGCCAACCGGGCCGAGGCGAGGCTGCCGCTGATCGATGGCGGCAGCGAGGCGGTGAACAGTGCAGTATTCAGTACGGTCACCTCCGTACTGTCCGTGCTGCCGGAAAACGTGCTCGCCCAGCTGGACCACGCCGCGGCGACATCCGTTGATTCGGTGGAACTGAAGCTGGTCAACGGGCAGACGGTATTCTGGGGGAGCGCCGAATCCAATGTGGCCAAGGCGCGTGTTTTGGAAGCCCTGCTTTTGATGCCGCCCAAGGATCCGCCGATCAGCGTGTTTGACGTCAGCACCCCAACCGCTCCGGTTACGCGGTGA
- the ftsZ gene encoding cell division protein FtsZ: MAAPQNYLAVIKVVGIGGGGVNAVNRMIDVGLRGVEFIAINTDAQALLMSDADVKLDVGRELTRGLGAGADPEVGRKAAEDHAEEIEEVLRGADMVFVTAGEGGGTGTGGAPVVARIARSLGALTIGVVTRPFTFEGRRRSNQAESGIDTLRDEVDTLIVIPNDRLLSISDRNVSMLDAFRSADQVLLSGVQGITDLITTPGLINLDFADVKSVMQGAGSALMGIGSARGEDRAVKAAELAIASPLLEASIDGAHGVLLSIQGGSDLGLFEINEAARLVQEVAHPEANIIFGAVIDDALGDEARVTVIAAGFDQVDVTSQPVSHKPAEPVLPPASAPAGGGYAAAAPASAGLSAWSQRSTQHSDVPADAGFDVDLPAVVESDLSTGRNDDLDVPDFLK; this comes from the coding sequence GTGGCAGCACCGCAGAATTACTTGGCCGTCATCAAGGTCGTCGGCATCGGCGGCGGTGGCGTGAACGCCGTAAACCGGATGATTGATGTAGGGCTCCGAGGCGTGGAGTTCATCGCCATCAACACCGATGCACAGGCGCTGCTGATGAGCGACGCCGACGTGAAGCTCGACGTCGGCCGCGAACTGACGCGCGGCCTGGGCGCCGGCGCGGACCCCGAGGTGGGCCGCAAGGCCGCCGAGGACCACGCCGAAGAAATCGAGGAAGTCCTGCGCGGAGCGGACATGGTCTTCGTGACCGCAGGCGAGGGCGGCGGCACCGGCACCGGTGGCGCACCTGTCGTGGCCCGCATTGCCCGTTCCCTTGGCGCCCTGACCATCGGCGTGGTGACGCGGCCCTTTACTTTCGAAGGCCGCCGCCGTTCCAACCAGGCTGAGTCCGGCATTGATACGCTGCGCGACGAAGTCGACACCCTCATCGTCATCCCCAACGACCGGCTGCTCTCCATCAGCGACCGGAACGTGTCCATGCTGGACGCTTTCCGCTCGGCGGACCAGGTGCTGCTTTCCGGTGTCCAGGGCATTACCGACCTGATCACCACCCCGGGCCTGATCAACCTCGACTTTGCCGACGTCAAATCCGTCATGCAGGGTGCCGGTTCCGCCCTCATGGGTATCGGTTCCGCGCGTGGAGAGGATCGCGCCGTCAAGGCGGCCGAGCTGGCCATAGCGTCTCCTCTGCTGGAAGCGTCCATCGACGGCGCCCACGGCGTCCTGCTCTCCATCCAGGGCGGCTCCGACCTCGGCCTGTTCGAGATCAACGAGGCCGCGCGGCTGGTGCAGGAAGTTGCCCACCCGGAAGCCAACATCATCTTTGGTGCCGTCATTGACGATGCCCTTGGTGACGAAGCGCGCGTCACCGTGATCGCAGCGGGTTTTGACCAGGTGGATGTCACCTCGCAGCCGGTCTCGCACAAGCCGGCCGAACCTGTGCTGCCCCCGGCCAGCGCACCGGCCGGTGGCGGTTACGCGGCCGCTGCACCTGCTTCGGCAGGGCTGTCGGCATGGTCGCAGCGCTCCACGCAGCACAGCGATGTTCCTGCGGATGCAGGCTTCGACGTGGACCTGCCCGCCGTCGTGGAGTCAGATCTGTCCACGGGTCGCAATGATGACCTGGATGTCCCTGACTTCCTGAAGTAA